In Microbacterium lushaniae, the following are encoded in one genomic region:
- the pcaG gene encoding protocatechuate 3,4-dioxygenase subunit alpha: MAIRRPQEPTTHEPTGGQTVGPFFAFGLDYAKKHEVVFPHSPGAIVLGGTVYDGAGAPIPDAVVEIWSADENGQIPRAQGAIRRDDHTFTGFGRSATTDVGHYEFWTCNPGPVDGGAPFYSVVVFARGLPDKLVTRIYLPEYEELREKDALLSSLEPDERATLIATRTPDGHLHHDIWLQGEKETVFLAF, encoded by the coding sequence ATGGCCATCCGCCGACCCCAGGAGCCCACGACGCACGAACCCACCGGCGGCCAGACCGTCGGGCCGTTCTTCGCGTTCGGGCTGGACTACGCCAAGAAGCATGAAGTCGTCTTCCCGCACAGCCCGGGCGCGATCGTGCTCGGCGGCACCGTGTACGACGGCGCGGGCGCGCCGATCCCCGACGCCGTCGTGGAGATCTGGAGCGCCGACGAGAACGGGCAGATCCCGCGCGCCCAGGGCGCCATCCGCCGCGACGACCACACCTTCACCGGCTTCGGGCGTTCGGCGACCACCGACGTCGGGCACTACGAGTTCTGGACCTGCAACCCCGGGCCCGTCGACGGCGGCGCGCCGTTCTACTCGGTCGTCGTGTTCGCCCGAGGTCTCCCCGACAAGCTCGTGACGCGCATCTACCTGCCCGAGTACGAGGAGCTGCGGGAGAAGGACGCGCTGCTGTCCTCTCTCGAGCCCGACGAGCGCGCTACGCTCATCGCAACACGCACGCCCGACGGCCATCTGCACCACGACATCTGGCTGCAGGGCGAGAAGGAGACCGTCTTCCTTGCCTTCTGA
- a CDS encoding SDR family oxidoreductase, with the protein MSLEGKVAIVTGSGRGLGLAYAQELARQGAAVVINDVDAATAADAVASIESTGGKAVAVVAPVGPTETAKQLVQTAVDTYGRLDILVTNAGVLRDTVLWKMSDDDFDTVINVHLRGTFTTVREAATYMRANEIPGRIITIGSPTGQRGNFGQTNYAAAKAGIVGMVRTWALELKKAGITVNAVIPVAATAMTATVPYFAAAVEADEKGEPMPAFFRHDLGFGTSDDVAGLIAYLASDAAAGVTGQAIGVGGDRLQLWSHPEPVATAYHDGGWSYDALQDGFADAVGPLQSVGEKFPPLPEDLQRPAPGA; encoded by the coding sequence ATGTCGCTCGAAGGCAAGGTCGCCATCGTCACCGGTTCGGGCCGGGGACTGGGACTCGCATACGCACAGGAACTGGCACGGCAGGGTGCTGCCGTGGTCATCAACGACGTCGACGCCGCCACCGCGGCCGACGCCGTCGCATCGATCGAGTCCACCGGCGGCAAGGCCGTCGCCGTGGTCGCGCCGGTCGGACCCACCGAGACCGCCAAGCAGCTCGTGCAGACCGCCGTCGACACCTACGGGCGGCTGGACATCCTCGTCACCAACGCCGGCGTCCTGCGCGACACCGTGCTGTGGAAGATGAGCGACGACGACTTCGACACCGTCATCAACGTGCACCTGCGCGGGACGTTCACGACCGTGCGTGAGGCGGCGACCTACATGCGCGCCAACGAGATCCCCGGCCGCATCATCACGATCGGCTCCCCCACCGGGCAGCGCGGCAACTTCGGCCAGACCAACTACGCCGCCGCCAAGGCCGGCATCGTCGGCATGGTGCGCACGTGGGCCCTGGAGCTGAAGAAGGCGGGCATCACCGTCAACGCCGTCATCCCCGTCGCCGCCACGGCCATGACGGCGACCGTGCCGTACTTCGCCGCCGCCGTCGAAGCGGACGAGAAGGGCGAGCCGATGCCGGCGTTCTTCCGCCACGACCTCGGCTTCGGCACGAGCGACGACGTCGCGGGCCTCATCGCCTACCTCGCCTCGGATGCGGCCGCCGGCGTCACCGGCCAGGCCATCGGCGTGGGCGGCGACCGCCTGCAGCTGTGGTCGCACCCCGAGCCGGTGGCCACGGCCTACCACGACGGCGGCTGGTCGTACGACGCGCTGCAGGACGGCTTCGCCGATGCGGTAGGCCCCCTGCAGTCGGTCGGCGAGAAGTTCCCGCCGCTGCCCGAAGACCTGCAGCGGCCCGCGCCGGGCGCCTGA
- a CDS encoding CynX/NimT family MFS transporter has product MGEDTKATRLPPVASGTLVIAVCLVAANMRPTVTAVGPLLDRIGDDTGMSVATLGLITSIPLIAWAIVSPLAHDLSRRFGLSRVVTWALVLLTAGTIVRSLPGMPAALWLGTAIIGAALALTNVLMPAAIKRDFPGRTALMMAVYTALLGAVGAVASGVAVPIAQAVGDEAGWRVALLITGGILLPFAIGAWAWAARGTHPPRPPRGSARRPPTGIWSDRTAWLVAGYMGLQASTFYMLVTWLATISVSTGRSPLVAGFDVMIYQLCSLAGSLVIPLVLRGAAERFIPAAIPVLGITGTVGLMVAPDAILVWCVLLGLFGGASLGMALTLVAHRARDHDTATVLSGMAQSVGYLIAAVGPVAFGALHAAVGGWFASLSLLLAAMIGQSVVGVFAGRDRFVLEPRVNPKGRPGGAAAG; this is encoded by the coding sequence ATGGGCGAGGACACGAAAGCGACGCGGCTGCCTCCCGTCGCATCCGGGACCCTCGTCATCGCGGTGTGCCTGGTCGCCGCGAACATGCGCCCCACGGTGACAGCGGTCGGGCCGCTCCTGGACCGGATCGGCGACGACACCGGCATGTCGGTCGCGACCCTCGGCCTGATCACCTCCATCCCGCTCATCGCGTGGGCGATCGTGTCGCCGCTCGCCCACGACCTCAGCCGCCGGTTCGGGCTGTCCCGCGTCGTGACGTGGGCACTCGTCCTGCTGACCGCCGGCACGATCGTGAGATCGCTTCCCGGCATGCCCGCCGCGCTGTGGCTGGGGACGGCGATCATCGGCGCCGCTCTCGCCCTGACGAACGTCCTCATGCCCGCCGCGATCAAGCGCGACTTCCCCGGGCGCACCGCCCTCATGATGGCGGTCTACACGGCGCTCCTCGGCGCCGTCGGCGCCGTCGCCTCCGGCGTCGCGGTGCCGATCGCGCAGGCCGTCGGCGACGAGGCGGGATGGCGCGTCGCCCTCCTGATCACCGGCGGCATCCTCCTGCCGTTCGCGATCGGCGCGTGGGCGTGGGCCGCGCGGGGCACGCATCCGCCGCGTCCGCCGCGCGGGAGTGCACGCCGTCCGCCGACCGGCATCTGGTCCGACCGCACGGCGTGGCTGGTCGCCGGCTACATGGGCCTGCAGGCGTCCACCTTCTACATGCTCGTGACGTGGCTTGCGACGATCTCCGTGTCGACGGGGCGCAGCCCGCTGGTCGCCGGCTTCGACGTCATGATCTACCAGCTGTGCTCCCTGGCGGGCTCCCTCGTGATCCCCCTCGTCCTGCGGGGAGCCGCGGAGCGGTTCATCCCCGCCGCGATCCCGGTCCTGGGCATCACCGGCACCGTCGGACTCATGGTGGCACCCGACGCCATCCTCGTGTGGTGCGTGCTTCTGGGCCTGTTCGGCGGGGCGTCGCTCGGGATGGCACTGACGCTCGTGGCGCACCGCGCTCGCGACCACGACACCGCCACCGTCCTGTCGGGCATGGCGCAGTCGGTGGGCTACCTCATCGCCGCGGTCGGCCCCGTCGCCTTCGGAGCACTGCACGCCGCGGTGGGCGGATGGTTCGCGTCGCTGTCGCTCCTGCTCGCAGCGATGATCGGACAGAGCGTCGTGGGGGTCTTCGCCGGTCGCGACCGCTTCGTGCTCGAACCGCGGGTCAATCCGAAGGGAAGGCCAGGCGGCGCAGCAGCAGGATGA
- a CDS encoding MarR family winged helix-turn-helix transcriptional regulator: MSKPADTAASRAGLGDSVLTDDLSFLLARANALSLAAGNAALAEHGLRARSYSVLALSATDARPSQRELAEFLRLDPSQVVALVDDLQSRGLVERQPDPADRRANVVVATDAGRALFAAAAETARRSEVGVHADLSADERDQLILLLRRLAFPSD; encoded by the coding sequence ATGTCGAAGCCCGCGGACACGGCCGCTTCGAGGGCCGGTCTGGGCGACTCGGTGCTCACCGACGATCTCAGCTTCCTGCTCGCGCGCGCCAATGCCCTCTCGCTCGCCGCCGGTAACGCCGCCCTCGCCGAGCACGGGCTGCGGGCGCGCTCGTACTCCGTGCTGGCCCTGTCGGCCACCGACGCACGGCCGTCGCAGCGGGAACTGGCGGAGTTCCTCCGGCTCGACCCGAGCCAGGTGGTCGCGCTCGTGGACGATCTGCAGTCCCGTGGCCTCGTCGAGCGTCAGCCCGATCCCGCCGACCGGCGCGCGAACGTCGTGGTGGCAACGGATGCCGGGCGCGCGCTGTTCGCCGCGGCCGCCGAGACCGCGCGGCGCTCCGAGGTCGGCGTGCACGCCGACCTGAGCGCCGATGAGCGCGACCAGCTCATCCTGCTGCTGCGCCGCCTGGCCTTCCCTTCGGATTGA
- a CDS encoding PaaX family transcriptional regulator C-terminal domain-containing protein, producing the protein MTTTAAATASAGGAAGGPVMIRKPRQLLLAFFGEYVCDRYFQPLRTSVLLTVLEGAGVAASAVRTNLDRMVHSGLLERRRLGREIAFELTPHGIEVLREASGRVNGPAPFEPKGEGWTLVTFSVPEHMRTLRHRLRAALTWSGFALVRDGLWIAPGEVDLAAAMDAIIPDLPPGSVNAFAASELPGFPMDEAVRAAWDVEGIRRAHEEFAARWESHGEGDESHPLSTRVLLVADWLALLRADPRLPRQYMDADWPADRSFELFQRRHREFAFPAVRDFANLVG; encoded by the coding sequence GTGACCACCACGGCGGCCGCGACCGCAAGCGCGGGCGGGGCTGCCGGTGGGCCGGTCATGATCCGCAAGCCGCGCCAGCTGCTGCTCGCCTTCTTCGGCGAGTACGTGTGCGACCGCTATTTCCAGCCGCTGCGCACGAGCGTGCTGCTCACGGTGCTCGAGGGCGCAGGGGTGGCCGCGTCGGCGGTGCGCACGAACCTCGACCGGATGGTGCACAGCGGGCTGCTCGAGCGGCGCCGCCTCGGCCGCGAGATCGCCTTCGAACTGACGCCCCACGGCATCGAGGTCCTGCGGGAGGCGTCCGGCCGCGTCAACGGCCCTGCGCCGTTCGAGCCGAAGGGGGAGGGGTGGACGCTGGTGACCTTCAGCGTCCCCGAGCACATGCGCACGCTCCGCCACCGCCTGCGTGCGGCTCTGACGTGGTCGGGCTTCGCCCTGGTGCGCGACGGACTGTGGATCGCGCCCGGAGAGGTGGATCTCGCGGCCGCGATGGATGCGATCATCCCCGACCTGCCGCCCGGGTCGGTCAACGCCTTCGCCGCGAGCGAGCTGCCCGGGTTCCCGATGGACGAGGCGGTCCGCGCGGCGTGGGACGTCGAGGGGATCCGCCGCGCGCACGAGGAATTCGCCGCGCGGTGGGAGAGTCACGGCGAGGGGGATGAGTCGCATCCCCTGTCCACGCGCGTGCTGCTGGTCGCCGACTGGCTCGCGCTCCTGCGCGCCGACCCGCGTCTTCCGCGGCAGTACATGGACGCCGACTGGCCCGCCGACCGCTCGTTCGAGCTGTTCCAGCGCCGTCATCGCGAGTTCGCCTTCCCCGCCGTGCGGGACTTCGCGAACCTCGTCGGCTGA
- a CDS encoding MaoC family dehydratase: MTTIAAYADAPSLAGTDLGWSEWLEVTQDRVNLFADATDDHQWIHVDPARAASGPFGAPIAHGFLSLSLTVKFWSELFDLEGVTTKVNYGLDKVRFVSPVKVGARVRMNAVIAEVTEVAGGYQFAVDQTIEIEGGSKPAIVARGLYRFYA; this comes from the coding sequence ATGACCACCATCGCCGCATACGCCGACGCTCCGAGCCTCGCCGGCACCGACCTGGGCTGGTCGGAGTGGCTCGAGGTCACGCAGGATCGCGTGAACCTCTTCGCCGACGCCACCGACGACCACCAGTGGATCCACGTCGACCCGGCTCGCGCCGCATCCGGCCCCTTCGGCGCCCCCATCGCGCACGGCTTCCTGTCGCTGTCGCTGACGGTGAAGTTCTGGTCGGAGCTGTTCGACCTCGAGGGCGTCACCACGAAGGTCAACTACGGCCTCGACAAGGTGCGCTTCGTCTCCCCCGTGAAGGTCGGCGCGCGCGTGCGCATGAACGCCGTCATCGCCGAGGTGACCGAGGTGGCCGGCGGCTACCAGTTCGCCGTCGACCAGACCATCGAGATCGAGGGCGGCTCCAAGCCCGCCATCGTCGCACGAGGCCTGTACCGCTTCTACGCCTGA
- a CDS encoding acyl-CoA synthetase gives MHNHGLGSWMTKRRLKSPEKTALVFDGHETTYRQLADAADRVSAVLRQRGVGKGDRVAYLGENSPEFLQVLFGTVQLGAVFVPVNTRLAPPEVTHVLTDSEAVALIHDPEFTERVAPGVQAARIAHVLVTGEGSADAAGLAPALRGASGGHADADVELGDPAAIIYTSGTTGRPKGAVLSHGNLTWVSMNCIVDYDVVSTDVALMISPLFHVASLGMGALPVILKGATIVLEKGFEPGSALAQIQRHGVTMLSGVPTTYQLMADHPEWAATDLSTLAKLTCGGSAVPTRILNAYEERGLSFSQGYGMTETSPGATSLAPHMTRAKQGSVGVPHFFTDVRIADEHGAMVPRGTVGEIEISGPNVFLGYHGLPEASTDAFTADGWFRSGDLGYLDGEGYLFIADRLKDMIISGGENIYPAEVENLLSDIEHVTGVAVIGVPDERWGEVPWAVLTVREGASVDTEAVRAHLDGKIARYKIPKNAIVVDELPRTASGKVRKGDLRARYTPRV, from the coding sequence ATGCACAACCACGGCCTCGGCTCCTGGATGACCAAGCGGCGACTGAAGTCGCCGGAGAAGACGGCGCTCGTCTTCGACGGGCACGAGACGACGTATCGCCAGCTGGCCGACGCCGCCGACCGCGTGTCGGCGGTGTTGCGCCAGCGCGGCGTCGGCAAGGGCGACCGGGTCGCCTATCTCGGCGAGAACAGCCCCGAGTTCCTGCAGGTGCTGTTCGGCACCGTGCAGCTGGGCGCCGTGTTCGTCCCCGTCAACACCCGGCTCGCGCCCCCCGAGGTCACCCACGTGCTGACCGACTCGGAGGCCGTGGCGCTGATCCACGACCCCGAGTTCACCGAGCGCGTTGCACCCGGGGTCCAGGCCGCGCGGATCGCCCACGTCCTGGTGACCGGGGAGGGGAGCGCGGATGCCGCCGGCCTGGCGCCCGCACTGCGCGGCGCGTCCGGGGGCCACGCCGACGCCGACGTGGAGCTGGGGGATCCGGCCGCGATCATCTACACGTCGGGCACCACCGGGCGGCCCAAGGGCGCGGTCCTCAGTCACGGCAACCTGACGTGGGTCTCCATGAACTGCATCGTGGACTACGACGTCGTCTCCACCGACGTGGCGCTCATGATCTCCCCCCTCTTCCACGTCGCCTCGCTCGGGATGGGCGCCCTGCCGGTGATCCTCAAGGGCGCCACCATCGTGCTGGAGAAGGGGTTCGAGCCGGGCAGCGCCCTCGCGCAGATCCAGCGCCACGGCGTCACGATGCTCAGCGGAGTCCCCACCACGTACCAGCTCATGGCCGATCACCCGGAGTGGGCGGCCACCGACCTCTCGACCCTCGCGAAGCTCACGTGCGGCGGTTCGGCGGTGCCCACGCGCATCCTCAACGCGTACGAGGAGCGCGGCCTGTCGTTCTCACAGGGCTACGGCATGACCGAGACATCCCCCGGCGCGACGTCGCTGGCGCCGCACATGACACGGGCGAAGCAGGGCAGCGTGGGCGTCCCGCACTTCTTCACCGACGTGCGGATCGCCGACGAGCACGGCGCGATGGTGCCGCGGGGAACCGTGGGCGAGATCGAGATCTCGGGACCGAACGTGTTCCTCGGCTACCACGGGCTGCCCGAGGCGAGCACCGACGCCTTCACGGCCGACGGCTGGTTCCGATCGGGCGACCTCGGCTACCTCGACGGCGAGGGCTACCTCTTCATCGCCGACCGCCTCAAGGACATGATCATCTCCGGCGGCGAGAACATCTATCCCGCCGAAGTCGAGAACCTGCTCAGCGACATCGAGCACGTCACCGGCGTCGCCGTGATCGGGGTCCCGGACGAGCGGTGGGGCGAAGTTCCATGGGCGGTGCTGACCGTCCGGGAGGGCGCATCCGTCGACACCGAGGCGGTCCGCGCGCACCTGGACGGCAAGATCGCCCGATACAAGATCCCCAAGAACGCGATCGTCGTGGACGAGCTGCCGCGCACCGCGTCGGGCAAGGTGCGCAAGGGCGACCTGCGCGCCCGGTACACGCCGCGCGTGTAG
- a CDS encoding amidohydrolase family protein, protein MTRYESAIDLEAITAIDVHVHIEVDGHGHASLPSDLAEAAAKYFSTDDGAPDLDGVAAYYRERKMAAVVFTVDSETNLGHPPLSSEEIADGAARNNDVLIPFGSVDPRKGAAAVDKARRLIEDHGVRGFKFHPTVQGFDPSDEQWFPLYETLQDAGVVALFHTGQTGIGAGMPGGRGFRLALSNPMLLDAVAAEFGDLQIIMAHPSVPWQDEALSVATHKHNTWIDLSGWSPKYFPEQLVRAANSYLKRRVLFGSDFPLLTPDRWMRDVEQTALKPEVMPGILKDNAARLLGLGG, encoded by the coding sequence ATGACCCGCTACGAATCCGCGATCGACCTCGAGGCGATCACCGCGATCGACGTCCACGTCCACATCGAGGTCGACGGGCATGGGCACGCCTCGCTGCCGTCCGACCTCGCCGAAGCCGCCGCGAAGTACTTCAGCACCGACGACGGCGCCCCCGACCTGGACGGCGTGGCCGCCTACTACCGCGAGCGGAAGATGGCGGCGGTGGTGTTCACCGTCGACTCCGAGACCAACCTCGGCCACCCGCCGCTGTCGAGCGAGGAGATCGCCGACGGCGCCGCACGCAACAACGACGTGCTGATCCCCTTCGGATCGGTGGACCCCCGCAAGGGCGCCGCCGCCGTGGACAAAGCCCGGCGCCTCATCGAGGACCACGGCGTGCGGGGTTTCAAGTTCCACCCCACCGTGCAGGGGTTCGACCCGAGCGACGAGCAGTGGTTCCCGCTGTACGAGACGCTGCAGGACGCCGGCGTGGTGGCGCTGTTCCACACGGGCCAGACCGGCATCGGGGCGGGCATGCCCGGCGGTCGCGGCTTCCGCCTGGCGCTGTCGAACCCGATGCTGCTGGATGCGGTGGCCGCGGAGTTCGGCGACCTGCAGATCATCATGGCCCACCCCTCCGTGCCGTGGCAGGACGAGGCGCTGTCGGTGGCGACCCACAAGCACAACACGTGGATCGACCTGTCGGGCTGGAGCCCGAAGTACTTCCCCGAGCAGCTCGTGCGCGCCGCCAACTCCTACCTCAAGCGCCGCGTGCTGTTCGGCTCCGACTTCCCGCTGCTCACCCCCGACCGCTGGATGCGCGACGTCGAGCAGACCGCCCTCAAGCCCGAAGTCATGCCGGGGATCCTCAAGGACAACGCCGCACGTCTTCTCGGACTGGGAGGCTGA
- the pcaH gene encoding protocatechuate 3,4-dioxygenase subunit beta, translating to MTSAQPDAPERGSFSSPAEPTAAAPESLLASPDMPSQNQITQEIVDHHAAAQRRADAGEKLPISLHDFPPYRSSLLRHPTKNLKLVDPETIELWSPAYGQRDVAAIEADLTLQHTGEPQGERITVRGRLLDSWGRPVRNQLIEIWQANAAGRYIHQRDQHPAPLDPNFTGAGRTITDDDGQYVFTTIKPGPYPWKNHVNAWRPAHIHFSIFGSGFTQRLVTQMYFPGDPLFPLDPIYNTIWRQQDRDRLVGVYDHDLSVPEFSMGYRFDIVVDGPDATWFEPEGEH from the coding sequence ATGACCTCAGCGCAGCCCGACGCGCCGGAGCGGGGATCGTTCTCGTCGCCCGCGGAGCCGACCGCCGCAGCACCCGAATCGCTGCTCGCCTCGCCCGACATGCCGTCGCAGAACCAGATCACGCAGGAGATCGTCGACCACCACGCCGCCGCTCAGCGCCGTGCGGACGCGGGTGAGAAGCTCCCGATCAGCCTGCACGACTTCCCGCCGTACCGCTCGAGCCTCCTGCGCCACCCGACGAAGAACCTCAAGCTGGTCGACCCCGAGACCATCGAGCTGTGGTCGCCGGCGTACGGGCAGCGCGATGTCGCCGCCATCGAGGCCGACCTCACGCTGCAGCACACCGGCGAACCGCAGGGCGAGCGCATCACGGTGCGCGGGCGCCTCCTGGACTCGTGGGGCCGCCCCGTGCGCAACCAGCTCATCGAGATCTGGCAGGCCAACGCGGCAGGTCGCTACATCCACCAGCGCGACCAGCATCCGGCGCCCCTGGACCCGAACTTCACCGGAGCGGGCCGCACGATCACCGATGACGACGGCCAGTACGTCTTCACGACGATCAAGCCGGGCCCGTACCCGTGGAAGAACCACGTCAACGCGTGGCGTCCGGCGCACATCCACTTCTCGATCTTCGGCTCGGGGTTCACGCAGCGCCTGGTCACCCAGATGTACTTCCCGGGCGACCCGCTGTTCCCCCTCGACCCGATCTACAACACGATCTGGCGTCAGCAGGACCGCGATCGCCTGGTCGGGGTCTACGACCACGACCTGTCGGTGCCCGAGTTCTCGATGGGGTACCGCTTCGACATCGTCGTGGACGGCCCCGACGCCACCTGGTTCGAGCCCGAGGGAGAGCACTGA
- a CDS encoding ABC transporter ATP-binding protein — MPETLLKVEHLKKVYESSTGDVEAIGDISFTMNAGELVCIVGPSGCGKTTLLKCVAGLLRPTAGVVELDGKKVTGPPPNMALVFQEYGRSLYPWLTVRGNVELPLKHKKLSRAERDGLIDDALQAVGLDHAAKSYPWQLSGGMQQRVAIARAVAYQPEVLIMDEPFAAVDAQTRADLEDLVRALHRDRGMSIMFVTHDIDESVYLGERVIVLSKSPTWVQEDLAIDLAPERDQITTRALPRFTELRTHVYEQIQRAKRGEAIRPGTPA, encoded by the coding sequence ATGCCTGAGACGCTGCTCAAGGTTGAGCACCTGAAGAAGGTCTACGAGTCGTCCACGGGCGATGTCGAAGCCATCGGCGACATCAGCTTCACGATGAACGCCGGCGAGCTGGTGTGCATCGTGGGGCCCTCCGGATGCGGCAAGACGACGCTGCTCAAGTGCGTCGCCGGGCTCCTGCGACCCACCGCAGGCGTGGTCGAACTCGACGGCAAGAAGGTCACCGGCCCGCCGCCGAACATGGCGCTGGTGTTCCAGGAGTATGGGCGGAGCCTCTACCCGTGGCTGACCGTGCGGGGCAACGTCGAGCTTCCGCTCAAGCACAAGAAGCTGAGCCGCGCCGAGCGCGACGGCCTGATCGACGACGCCCTGCAGGCGGTCGGGCTCGACCACGCAGCCAAGAGCTACCCGTGGCAGTTGTCGGGCGGCATGCAGCAGCGCGTGGCGATCGCCCGCGCGGTCGCGTACCAGCCCGAGGTCCTCATCATGGACGAGCCGTTCGCCGCCGTCGACGCGCAGACGCGCGCCGACCTGGAGGACCTCGTGCGCGCCCTGCACCGCGACCGCGGGATGTCGATCATGTTCGTCACGCACGATATCGACGAGTCGGTGTACCTGGGTGAGCGGGTCATCGTCCTGTCGAAGTCGCCCACGTGGGTGCAGGAAGACCTCGCGATCGACCTCGCCCCCGAGCGCGACCAGATCACCACGCGCGCGCTGCCCCGCTTCACCGAACTCCGCACGCACGTGTACGAGCAGATCCAGCGCGCCAAGCGCGGTGAGGCCATCCGCCCGGGGACGCCGGCGTGA
- a CDS encoding acyl-CoA dehydrogenase family protein yields the protein MLTSDATFGIDPFGFAPTHLSAPARDALRGLQSVLDEQVRPLLADAWESATMPPAILEALVPLDLMQPQGVDAAEAASSMFSGFRNYVLARTDVSVATLYNAQSGLFRATVRHGGSPEQAAELDPRIRSFDLAGVFALTEPGHGSDIAGGLATTARRDGDDWVIDGQKRWIGGADTADVLTVFARDTADALIKAFLVPRTADGVGLRTITGKVSLRPMQNAVVTLDGVRVPASARLLQVNGWADVARILRVMRSDVAWIAAGLQAGALDAAVRYVREREQFGRPVGGFQLVQEKLARMLANLTSSLGMIVQLSARQDAGEYLDENSALAKLQTARLARETVALAREVVGGNGILLENDVARFFADAEAVYSYEGTHEINSLIVGRALTGVSAFL from the coding sequence GTGCTGACCAGCGACGCGACGTTCGGCATCGACCCGTTCGGGTTCGCGCCGACGCATCTGAGCGCGCCCGCCCGGGACGCGCTGCGCGGACTGCAGAGCGTGCTCGACGAGCAGGTGCGGCCGCTGCTGGCGGACGCGTGGGAATCGGCGACCATGCCGCCGGCGATCCTCGAGGCCCTCGTCCCCCTGGATCTCATGCAGCCGCAGGGCGTGGATGCCGCGGAGGCGGCGTCGAGCATGTTCTCCGGTTTCCGCAACTACGTCCTGGCCCGCACCGACGTCTCCGTCGCGACGCTCTACAACGCCCAGTCGGGGCTGTTCCGCGCCACCGTCCGGCACGGCGGGTCGCCCGAACAGGCGGCGGAGCTCGACCCCCGCATCCGCTCGTTCGACCTCGCCGGCGTCTTCGCCCTCACCGAGCCGGGGCACGGCTCCGACATCGCCGGCGGGCTCGCCACGACCGCTCGCCGCGACGGCGACGACTGGGTCATCGACGGCCAGAAGCGCTGGATCGGCGGAGCGGACACGGCCGACGTGCTCACCGTTTTCGCCCGCGACACCGCAGACGCACTGATCAAGGCCTTCCTCGTGCCGCGCACCGCCGATGGCGTCGGGCTGCGCACCATCACCGGCAAGGTGTCGCTGCGCCCCATGCAGAACGCCGTGGTCACCCTCGACGGCGTCCGGGTGCCGGCGTCGGCCCGCTTGCTGCAGGTGAACGGCTGGGCCGACGTGGCCCGCATCCTGCGCGTCATGCGTTCGGACGTCGCGTGGATCGCGGCGGGCCTGCAGGCGGGCGCGCTGGACGCGGCCGTCCGCTACGTGCGCGAGCGCGAGCAGTTCGGCCGTCCCGTCGGCGGGTTCCAGCTGGTGCAGGAGAAGCTGGCGCGGATGCTGGCGAACCTCACCTCGTCGCTGGGCATGATCGTCCAGCTGTCGGCGCGCCAGGACGCCGGCGAGTACCTCGACGAGAACTCCGCCCTCGCCAAGTTGCAGACCGCACGGCTCGCGCGCGAGACCGTCGCCCTGGCGCGTGAGGTCGTCGGCGGCAACGGCATCCTCCTCGAGAACGACGTCGCGCGATTCTTCGCCGACGCCGAAGCCGTCTACTCCTACGAGGGCACGCACGAGATCAACTCCCTCATCGTCGGCCGCGCCCTCACCGGCGTGTCCGCATTCCTCTGA